One Epidermidibacterium keratini DNA segment encodes these proteins:
- a CDS encoding alpha/beta fold hydrolase, translating into MPDADAAEFTSQIVKTPRLNINVWTSGPQDGVPLLLVHGNLTTGGFWKYVAQQLPDDVRVIAPDLRGFGKTERKPIDATRGLGVMVDDLRALLEKLGLTSGINAAGWSMGGGVLQQYQLTYPEDLVSLTLLAPLSPYGFGGTKGANGEPCTSDFAGSGAGGAAPEFVRRLREKDTSENDPTSSPAVILKTFYGPGDNDDVDVDFLVEQMLTTAVGDDFYPGNGTKSTNWPLLAPGDRGVLNTMSPKYFDASALVGCEPKPPVTWIRGTADQVVSDRSMFDFGTLGELGVIPGWPGAAVMPPQPMEAQTRAVLEAYADHGGTVKEVALEGVGHGLPLAAPKRVAEEIAAIIVR; encoded by the coding sequence ATGCCCGACGCCGATGCCGCTGAGTTCACCAGCCAGATCGTCAAGACGCCGCGCCTGAACATCAACGTCTGGACGAGCGGCCCGCAGGACGGCGTACCGCTGCTGCTGGTCCATGGCAACCTCACGACCGGCGGGTTCTGGAAGTACGTCGCGCAGCAGCTGCCCGACGACGTACGGGTGATCGCCCCGGACCTTCGCGGGTTCGGCAAGACCGAGCGCAAGCCCATCGATGCCACCCGCGGTCTCGGGGTGATGGTCGATGACCTGCGCGCCCTGCTGGAGAAGCTCGGGCTGACCAGCGGGATCAACGCCGCAGGCTGGTCGATGGGCGGTGGGGTGCTGCAGCAGTACCAGCTCACCTACCCCGAGGATCTGGTCTCGCTCACCTTGTTGGCGCCGCTGTCGCCGTACGGCTTCGGTGGCACGAAGGGCGCCAACGGTGAGCCCTGCACCAGTGACTTCGCGGGCTCCGGTGCCGGCGGCGCGGCGCCGGAGTTCGTGCGCCGGCTGCGCGAGAAGGACACCTCGGAGAATGACCCGACCAGCAGCCCCGCCGTCATATTGAAGACCTTCTATGGACCCGGCGACAACGACGACGTCGACGTCGACTTCCTCGTCGAGCAGATGCTGACGACCGCCGTGGGTGATGACTTCTATCCCGGCAACGGCACCAAGTCGACCAACTGGCCGCTGCTGGCGCCGGGAGACCGCGGCGTACTCAACACCATGTCACCGAAGTACTTCGATGCTTCGGCCCTGGTCGGGTGCGAACCTAAGCCGCCGGTCACCTGGATTCGCGGGACCGCTGATCAGGTCGTCAGCGACCGGTCGATGTTTGACTTCGGAACCCTCGGCGAGCTTGGCGTGATCCCCGGCTGGCCCGGAGCTGCGGTGATGCCGCCGCAGCCGATGGAGGCGCAGACCCGCGCCGTCCTTGAGGCGTACGCCGATCACGGCGGCACGGTCAAGGAGGTCGCGCTCGAGGGTGTGGGGCACGGTCTGCCGCTCGCGGCGCCGAAGCGGGTCGCCGAGGAGATCGCGGCGATCATCGTCCGCTAG
- a CDS encoding endonuclease/exonuclease/phosphatase family protein → MTSRARLTAASIGIAVGAILAPAVSPAAYAVPTDQQHQSQQVRFAQFNASLNRASEGQLVADLQTGTNEQAQNVAETIQRVNPDVVLVNEFDYVEGGAAAELFRDNYLAVGQNGAAPADYPYYYIAPVNTGVPSGLDLDNSGTVGGGNDAYGFGEFPGQYGMVIYSKYPIQTDQVRTFQNFLWKDMPGNRMPLDYYSPAAQQALRLSSKSHWDVPIQIGKKTVHLLASHPTPPVFDGPEDRNGLRNADEIRFWQDYVGSPAKSTYIYDDAGDNGGLKPGTPFVIAGDLNSDPQDGDSIHSAIQGLLDSPRVDSSVTPSSQGAIEQSASQGGINFEHQSPAAYDTADFSEPPGNVRSDYVLPSKGLKIEDAQVFWPTSTDPLSRLTGVYPFPTSDHRLVWVDLKVPGNKQ, encoded by the coding sequence ATGACCTCTCGTGCCCGACTAACTGCGGCCAGCATTGGCATCGCCGTCGGCGCGATCCTCGCTCCCGCCGTCAGCCCGGCGGCGTACGCCGTCCCGACTGATCAGCAGCACCAGTCCCAGCAGGTGCGCTTCGCGCAGTTCAACGCCTCGCTCAACCGAGCGAGCGAGGGGCAGCTCGTTGCCGACCTGCAGACCGGCACCAACGAGCAGGCACAGAACGTCGCCGAGACCATCCAGCGCGTCAACCCCGACGTCGTACTCGTCAACGAGTTCGACTACGTCGAAGGCGGCGCGGCGGCCGAGCTCTTCCGCGACAACTACCTGGCTGTCGGGCAAAACGGCGCAGCGCCGGCCGACTACCCGTACTACTACATCGCCCCGGTCAACACCGGTGTCCCGTCCGGGCTCGACCTGGACAACTCCGGCACGGTCGGCGGCGGCAACGATGCCTACGGCTTCGGGGAGTTCCCCGGCCAGTACGGCATGGTCATCTACTCGAAGTACCCGATCCAGACCGACCAGGTCCGCACCTTCCAGAACTTCCTCTGGAAGGACATGCCCGGCAACCGGATGCCGCTGGACTACTACTCGCCGGCGGCCCAGCAGGCGCTGCGGCTGTCGAGCAAGTCGCACTGGGACGTGCCGATTCAGATCGGCAAGAAGACCGTGCACCTGCTGGCCAGCCACCCCACACCGCCGGTCTTCGACGGTCCGGAAGATCGCAACGGGCTGCGCAACGCCGACGAGATCCGGTTCTGGCAGGACTACGTGGGCTCGCCGGCCAAGTCGACCTACATCTACGACGATGCCGGCGACAACGGTGGACTGAAGCCGGGTACGCCGTTCGTGATCGCCGGCGATCTCAACTCCGATCCCCAGGACGGCGACTCGATTCACAGCGCCATCCAGGGCCTGCTCGACAGCCCGCGCGTGGACTCCTCGGTCACGCCGAGCAGCCAGGGCGCCATCGAGCAGTCGGCGAGCCAGGGCGGCATCAACTTCGAGCACCAGTCGCCGGCGGCGTACGACACGGCCGACTTCTCCGAGCCTCCGGGCAATGTCCGCTCGGACTACGTGCTGCCGAGCAAGGGGTTGAAGATCGAGGACGCGCAGGTGTTCTGGCCGACCTCGACCGACCCGCTCTCGCGGCTGACCGGGGTATATCCCTTCCCGACCAGTGATCACCGCCTGGTCTGGGTCGACCTGAAGGTCCCCGGCAACAAGCAGTAG
- a CDS encoding phenylacetate--CoA ligase family protein gives MAKAPRMFDHDLQTQPVEQRREEQQRRLQALIARVRDASPQHRAQLAGIDPQQVTLDNLHEIPTVGKAELREYYPLGMLCVDRSELRRIHATSGTSGRPTIVAYTEGDLEVFGRTNARVLDAAGASAGTMVHNAYGYGLFTGGLGLHQGIEHLGACTVPVSGGQTSRQVTLIRDLEPEVLLCTPSYAATISDAMAAEGIAPEANSLKVGIFGAEPWSEGMRASLEKGLGILARDIYGMCELQGPGIAFEGRHTPGHLFINEDFFYPECIDPATGQPVAEGEVGELVFTTLVKEAVPVVRYRTGDLASLQRIEDPEGRTLITMSRILGRSDDMLVIRGVNVFPSEIEAVLLGDDRVATAYTLVIDERGTMPSLIAVTEPTPQVSDVPGLLKELEGQLKERLGISCQVVLAEPGGLPRTEVGKAVRVQRWRSGENSPFPGLLT, from the coding sequence ATGGCGAAGGCACCCCGCATGTTCGACCACGACCTGCAGACCCAACCGGTCGAGCAACGCCGCGAGGAACAACAGCGCCGCCTCCAGGCACTGATCGCCCGCGTCCGTGACGCATCGCCGCAGCACCGCGCGCAGCTGGCTGGGATCGACCCGCAGCAGGTCACCCTCGACAACCTCCACGAGATCCCCACCGTCGGCAAGGCCGAGCTGCGCGAGTACTACCCGCTCGGCATGCTGTGCGTCGACCGCTCCGAGCTGCGCCGGATCCATGCGACGTCCGGGACATCGGGGCGCCCGACGATCGTCGCCTACACCGAAGGCGACCTCGAAGTTTTCGGACGCACCAACGCACGCGTGCTTGACGCGGCGGGTGCCAGCGCCGGCACGATGGTGCACAACGCCTACGGCTACGGGCTTTTTACCGGCGGGCTCGGCTTACACCAGGGCATCGAGCACCTCGGCGCGTGCACCGTCCCGGTCTCCGGAGGCCAGACCTCGCGGCAGGTCACGTTGATCCGCGACCTCGAACCCGAGGTACTGCTGTGTACGCCGTCGTACGCCGCGACGATCTCCGATGCGATGGCCGCCGAGGGCATCGCACCGGAGGCCAACTCCCTCAAGGTCGGCATCTTCGGCGCCGAGCCGTGGAGTGAAGGGATGCGCGCCTCGCTGGAGAAGGGCCTGGGCATCCTGGCGCGCGACATCTACGGGATGTGCGAGCTGCAGGGTCCAGGCATCGCCTTTGAGGGCCGGCACACACCGGGCCATCTCTTCATCAACGAGGATTTCTTCTACCCGGAGTGCATCGACCCGGCGACCGGGCAGCCGGTCGCCGAGGGCGAGGTGGGCGAGCTCGTCTTCACCACGCTCGTGAAGGAGGCGGTGCCGGTGGTCCGCTACCGCACCGGCGATCTCGCCTCGCTGCAACGCATCGAGGACCCCGAGGGACGCACGCTCATCACCATGTCGCGCATCCTCGGGCGCTCCGACGACATGCTGGTGATCCGTGGAGTCAACGTCTTCCCGTCCGAGATCGAGGCCGTCCTGCTTGGCGATGACCGCGTTGCAACGGCGTACACCCTGGTCATCGACGAGCGCGGCACGATGCCGTCACTCATCGCGGTGACCGAGCCGACGCCGCAGGTCAGCGACGTCCCGGGGCTGCTCAAGGAGCTGGAGGGCCAGCTCAAGGAGCGGCTCGGGATCTCCTGCCAGGTCGTGCTCGCCGAGCCCGGCGGCCTGCCGCGCACCGAGGTCGGCAAGGCCGTGCGCGTGCAGCGCTGGCGCTCTGGCGAAAACAGCCCGTTCCCGGGGCTGCTCACCTAG
- a CDS encoding amidase, with amino-acid sequence MAEPRVTSFTSDALGTSDAVELSHRLTRKEISPVELVEAAIARAEALGPTLNAMAHEDFEAARLNARLPRSGFFGGVPTLIKDNVDLAGQPTNHGSAAWTASPARHHSPFVKHFLRSGVVPLGKSRLPELGFNASTEYVDAPPTRNPWNPAYSSGASSGGSAAFVAAGVVPIAHANDGGGSIRIPAAACGLVGLKPTRGRTPDDLVHTIMPVRIIAEGVVTRSVRDTAAFYRELERTYRPRRLPPIGDVTGPSSRRLRIGLHRDSPVTSPDAQVGAALEDTAQLLRNLGHEVREMDSLVDEQFVEDFSIYWQMLAALLRGGGQRIFDPSFDPTRVDTFTAGLADAFMTNRAKLPGVVRRLRRSSRLWSQRCGDYDVVLSPTLAHTTPKLGYIAPGQDFDQHFSRLLQYVAYTPLQNATGDPAISLPLGRSDIGMPIGMHFGAGPGEERILLALAYELEQARPWPLITEPADTLSALPAQVQPRSTV; translated from the coding sequence ATGGCAGAACCGAGAGTGACCTCGTTCACTTCTGATGCACTCGGCACCTCCGATGCGGTCGAGCTCTCGCACCGGCTCACTCGCAAAGAGATAAGCCCCGTCGAGCTCGTCGAGGCCGCGATCGCGCGCGCCGAGGCGCTCGGGCCGACCCTCAACGCGATGGCACACGAGGACTTCGAGGCCGCACGCCTGAACGCGCGGCTGCCGCGGTCGGGCTTCTTCGGCGGGGTCCCCACGCTCATCAAGGACAACGTCGACCTCGCCGGCCAGCCGACCAACCACGGCAGCGCCGCCTGGACCGCCTCGCCGGCGCGCCACCACAGCCCGTTCGTGAAGCATTTTCTGCGCTCGGGCGTCGTACCTCTCGGCAAGAGTCGACTGCCAGAGTTAGGGTTCAACGCCTCCACCGAGTACGTCGATGCCCCACCGACTCGCAACCCGTGGAACCCGGCGTACTCCTCCGGCGCCAGCTCGGGCGGCTCCGCGGCCTTCGTCGCCGCCGGCGTAGTGCCGATCGCGCACGCCAACGACGGCGGCGGGTCGATCCGGATCCCCGCTGCCGCCTGCGGGCTCGTCGGGCTCAAGCCGACGCGCGGACGCACGCCGGACGACCTCGTCCACACGATCATGCCGGTGCGGATCATCGCCGAGGGCGTCGTGACGCGGTCGGTGCGCGACACCGCTGCGTTCTACCGCGAGCTCGAGCGCACCTACCGGCCACGGCGCCTTCCGCCGATCGGCGACGTGACCGGACCGTCGTCGCGCCGGCTGCGGATCGGGCTGCATCGCGACTCCCCCGTCACCTCGCCGGACGCCCAGGTCGGCGCCGCACTCGAGGACACCGCGCAGCTGCTGCGCAACCTCGGCCACGAGGTCCGCGAGATGGACAGCCTGGTCGACGAGCAGTTCGTCGAAGACTTCTCCATCTACTGGCAGATGCTCGCGGCGCTGCTGCGCGGCGGTGGCCAGCGGATCTTCGACCCGTCGTTTGACCCGACCCGCGTCGACACCTTCACCGCCGGCCTCGCTGATGCGTTCATGACCAATCGCGCGAAGCTGCCCGGCGTGGTACGTCGGCTGCGGCGCTCGTCGCGACTGTGGTCACAGCGCTGCGGCGACTACGACGTCGTACTCAGCCCGACGCTCGCGCACACCACACCGAAGCTCGGCTACATCGCGCCGGGTCAGGACTTTGACCAGCACTTCTCACGGCTGCTGCAGTACGTCGCCTACACGCCGCTACAGAACGCGACCGGAGATCCGGCGATCTCACTTCCCTTAGGCCGCAGCGATATCGGCATGCCGATCGGCATGCACTTCGGCGCTGGCCCGGGCGAGGAGCGCATCTTGCTTGCGCTGGCCTACGAGCTTGAGCAAGCTCGCCCCTGGCCACTGATCACCGAACCCGCCGACACCCTCAGCGCTCTGCCAGCGCAAGTTCAGCCGCGCAGCACCGTCTGA
- a CDS encoding isochorismatase family protein has product MAKTQPEPVRDPKGDHLLTPQNCIVALIDYQPEQYSTITSTTKEVIDLNVVALAKLAAAYYVPVVLSTVGVDLGVNQGTEQAIRDALPGVEEIDRTGVNAWEDPDFRAAIEDSGRRKVVIAGLWSEVCLTFPTLDMLAEGYEVYPVADAVGGISPVSHERAFERMTMAGAQPINAISFGAELMRNWAREDSDNLREVMNWYFPKARDLAKRSS; this is encoded by the coding sequence ATGGCCAAAACGCAACCCGAACCGGTCCGCGACCCGAAGGGCGACCATCTGCTGACGCCGCAGAACTGCATCGTTGCGCTGATCGACTACCAGCCAGAGCAGTACTCGACGATCACCTCGACCACCAAGGAGGTCATCGACCTCAACGTGGTCGCGCTGGCCAAGCTCGCCGCGGCGTACTACGTCCCGGTTGTGCTCAGCACCGTCGGTGTCGACCTCGGCGTCAACCAGGGCACCGAGCAGGCGATCCGCGACGCGCTGCCGGGAGTGGAGGAGATCGACCGCACCGGCGTCAACGCCTGGGAGGATCCGGACTTCCGCGCCGCGATCGAAGACTCCGGGCGCCGCAAGGTCGTCATCGCCGGGCTGTGGAGCGAGGTCTGTCTGACGTTCCCGACCCTGGACATGCTCGCTGAGGGATACGAGGTCTATCCGGTCGCCGACGCGGTCGGGGGCATCAGCCCGGTCTCGCACGAGCGTGCGTTCGAGCGCATGACGATGGCCGGTGCCCAGCCGATCAACGCGATCTCCTTCGGCGCCGAGCTGATGCGCAACTGGGCACGGGAGGACTCCGACAACCTGCGCGAGGTCATGAACTGGTACTTCCCCAAGGCTCGCGACCTCGCCAAGCGCTCCTCGTAA
- a CDS encoding fasciclin domain-containing protein codes for MATKLRRASVAAFALALPLSLAACSGSDSSSSGSGDSSTTSSMADETSSSSGSESASGSDSAMSEPFGPGCSAVPADGPGSFQGMATDPVATAASNNPVLSTLVSAVQTAGLAETLNTTQDITVFAPTNDAFAAVPPDALNAAMADPSGMLTTILTNHVVQGKLSPDQLAGDHQTLAGTTITVTGSGEDFTVGNAKVVCGNVQTANATVYIIDQVLLPA; via the coding sequence ATGGCTACCAAACTTCGTCGCGCCTCAGTCGCCGCGTTCGCGCTGGCGCTTCCCCTCTCACTCGCCGCCTGCAGCGGTTCCGATAGCTCCTCGAGCGGCTCCGGCGACTCGAGCACCACGTCGTCCATGGCCGACGAGACCTCGAGCTCGAGCGGCTCGGAAAGCGCGTCCGGCAGCGACTCGGCGATGTCCGAGCCGTTCGGACCGGGTTGCTCCGCCGTACCCGCCGATGGTCCGGGATCGTTCCAGGGCATGGCGACCGACCCGGTCGCGACTGCTGCGAGCAACAACCCGGTGCTGAGCACCTTGGTCAGCGCGGTTCAGACTGCGGGACTCGCTGAGACGCTGAACACCACCCAGGACATCACGGTCTTCGCGCCGACCAACGACGCCTTTGCCGCCGTACCACCGGATGCGCTCAACGCGGCGATGGCCGACCCGTCGGGCATGCTGACCACGATCCTGACCAACCACGTGGTTCAGGGCAAGCTTTCGCCTGACCAGCTCGCCGGTGACCACCAGACCCTGGCCGGCACCACGATCACCGTGACCGGCTCGGGTGAGGACTTCACCGTCGGCAACGCGAAGGTCGTCTGTGGCAACGTGCAGACCGCGAACGCTACGGTCTACATCATCGACCAGGTTTTGCTTCCGGCATAA
- a CDS encoding anti-sigma factor, with amino-acid sequence MNADTHALAGAYVLDALTDTEREQFENHLSNCDDCQADVASLREPVAQLAAAVTAAPPAQLRSNVLQAISGVRPLPPLSTEPTDATTPSTSTSSGSTVTDIREGKRRNRSRRFLAAVAAAVVAIGVVIWSPWSSPSGDNPPQLTATERVMQASDAHEYQATVGDSSMTITVSQSEDKAVLTAENMQPAPEGQDYQAWYLDDGKPVSAGVMPTPKDGKVQVLLEGDATKYDSVALSIEPAGGSSTPTTVIGAIALS; translated from the coding sequence ATGAACGCCGACACGCACGCGCTCGCCGGGGCCTACGTCCTCGACGCGCTCACCGACACTGAGCGGGAGCAGTTCGAGAATCATCTCAGCAACTGCGATGACTGCCAGGCTGACGTGGCGAGCCTTCGCGAGCCGGTCGCCCAGCTCGCCGCGGCAGTCACCGCCGCGCCGCCAGCACAGCTGCGCTCGAACGTGCTGCAGGCGATTTCCGGCGTACGCCCGCTGCCTCCGCTGTCCACCGAGCCGACCGACGCAACGACACCGTCGACATCGACAAGCAGCGGTTCGACCGTGACCGACATCCGCGAAGGCAAGCGCCGCAACCGTTCTCGACGATTTCTGGCCGCTGTCGCGGCTGCGGTAGTCGCAATCGGTGTTGTCATCTGGAGCCCTTGGTCATCGCCGTCCGGCGACAACCCACCGCAGCTGACCGCGACCGAGCGAGTCATGCAGGCCTCGGATGCGCACGAGTACCAAGCGACCGTCGGCGATTCGTCGATGACGATCACGGTGAGCCAGTCCGAAGACAAAGCCGTGCTCACAGCCGAAAACATGCAACCAGCGCCGGAGGGCCAGGACTACCAGGCGTGGTACCTGGACGACGGGAAGCCGGTCAGCGCCGGTGTCATGCCCACCCCGAAGGATGGCAAGGTCCAGGTGTTGCTGGAGGGTGACGCGACGAAGTACGACTCAGTGGCGCTGAGCATCGAGCCGGCCGGCGGCTCGTCGACGCCCACGACGGTCATCGGCGCGATCGCTCTGAGCTAA
- a CDS encoding TetR/AcrR family transcriptional regulator: protein MTSATRRRQHDSTSLLQVAVRLFNERGYDGTSMDAVAAAAGITKSSIYHHFSGKEAMLARVLDRAVADLDAAIVPAEQLRSDGGEPLAAVETVIRRTAAALMANVDGVTLFLRVRGNSETERRAIEHRRAFDRRVTALITAAAAAGQLRDDLDPGLVTRIVFGAINSLIEWYRPGGDLDPQAIEDQITALALDGLRRRT, encoded by the coding sequence ATGACCTCCGCGACCCGTCGGCGCCAGCACGACAGCACCTCGCTGCTGCAGGTCGCGGTCCGGCTCTTTAACGAGCGCGGGTACGACGGCACGTCGATGGATGCCGTCGCGGCGGCCGCCGGGATCACCAAGTCCTCGATCTACCATCACTTCTCCGGCAAGGAAGCGATGCTCGCGCGGGTGCTGGACCGCGCCGTCGCCGACCTCGATGCCGCGATCGTCCCGGCAGAGCAGCTGCGCAGCGACGGCGGCGAGCCGCTGGCGGCCGTCGAGACGGTCATCCGCCGGACCGCTGCGGCCCTGATGGCCAACGTCGACGGCGTCACCTTGTTCTTGCGGGTGCGCGGCAACTCCGAGACCGAACGTCGCGCGATCGAGCACCGGCGTGCCTTCGACCGACGGGTCACCGCCCTCATCACCGCTGCCGCCGCCGCGGGCCAGCTGCGCGATGACCTCGACCCGGGCCTCGTCACGCGCATCGTCTTTGGCGCTATCAACTCGCTCATCGAGTGGTACCGCCCCGGCGGCGACCTCGACCCGCAGGCCATCGAAGACCAGATCACCGCGCTCGCCCTCGATGGCTTGCGCCGCAGGACCTAG
- a CDS encoding LysR family transcriptional regulator, whose product MLDTNRLRVFRSVMASGSIQAAAANLGYTASAISQQISALQRETGLSLFEKAGRGIAPTPAAEALYARSEELMSELTKLGTVVDDLREGRSSSLTVGYFASAGATWIPQMGRALMAELPDLRLNFLLTESRGARVPVDIELIIEHAESTAPPDGFSRVPLLDDDYVLAVPCSHEFASRGVLPLSELAGQKLVQFDAMANPCQIVAQRACEAAGFSPVYSVHSEDHYTALAFVAAGMGMGLIPRLATTNLPPGVVLVEVTDPTPVRWISLLIRESAVPNLAAERAVEILQQIVASSDALEVPSAV is encoded by the coding sequence ATGCTCGACACCAACCGACTGCGGGTGTTCCGCTCTGTCATGGCCAGCGGCTCGATCCAGGCCGCTGCGGCGAACCTCGGCTACACCGCCTCGGCGATCAGCCAGCAGATCTCAGCACTGCAACGCGAGACGGGTCTTAGCCTCTTCGAGAAGGCCGGCCGCGGGATCGCGCCCACCCCCGCTGCCGAGGCGCTCTATGCGCGCAGCGAGGAGCTGATGAGCGAGTTGACCAAACTCGGCACGGTGGTCGATGACCTTCGCGAGGGGCGGTCGAGCTCGCTGACGGTCGGCTACTTTGCCTCGGCCGGCGCGACCTGGATCCCGCAGATGGGGCGGGCCCTCATGGCCGAGCTGCCGGACCTGCGACTGAACTTCCTGCTCACCGAAAGCCGGGGCGCACGGGTGCCGGTAGACATCGAGCTCATCATCGAGCACGCCGAGTCGACCGCACCGCCGGACGGTTTTTCGCGGGTTCCGCTGCTCGACGACGACTACGTGCTTGCCGTGCCGTGCTCGCATGAGTTCGCCTCGCGCGGCGTACTCCCGCTCTCTGAGCTGGCCGGGCAGAAGCTTGTGCAGTTTGACGCCATGGCCAACCCATGTCAGATCGTCGCGCAGCGGGCCTGCGAGGCGGCGGGGTTCTCACCGGTCTACTCGGTGCACTCCGAGGACCACTACACCGCGCTCGCGTTCGTCGCCGCCGGGATGGGAATGGGACTCATCCCGCGGCTCGCCACCACGAACCTGCCGCCGGGTGTCGTCCTCGTCGAGGTCACCGACCCGACGCCCGTGCGGTGGATCTCGCTGCTGATCCGCGAGTCGGCCGTGCCTAACCTGGCCGCCGAACGTGCGGTCGAGATTCTGCAGCAGATCGTCGCCTCGTCCGACGCGCTCGAGGTGCCCTCGGCGGTCTAG
- the sigK gene encoding ECF RNA polymerase sigma factor SigK, protein MAHLSAVPSGDDQSPEGAAPSGPDLARLLSRSARGDEPAFAELYDAVSPRLFGLVLRVIRDRAQAEEVTQEVFVEIWRHSARFDANVGSPLSWMMTIAHRRAVDRVRSAEASTGRENTYGATRDREFDSTSEQVETRMESSRVRRALEALTDTQRGAIELAYFGGYTHTEVAQLLEIPLGTAKTRIRDGLIRLRDTLGLTS, encoded by the coding sequence ATGGCGCACCTCAGTGCGGTCCCCTCGGGCGACGACCAGTCGCCTGAGGGGGCCGCCCCCTCGGGGCCGGACCTCGCGCGGCTGCTCAGCAGATCAGCCCGCGGGGACGAGCCGGCGTTTGCCGAGCTCTACGACGCGGTATCGCCGCGCCTGTTTGGGCTCGTCCTGCGCGTGATCCGAGATCGCGCTCAGGCCGAAGAGGTCACCCAGGAAGTCTTCGTGGAGATCTGGCGGCACAGCGCTCGGTTCGATGCAAACGTCGGCAGCCCACTGAGCTGGATGATGACGATCGCCCATCGCCGCGCCGTCGACCGGGTGCGCTCGGCCGAAGCGTCAACCGGCCGCGAGAACACCTACGGAGCGACTCGCGACCGCGAGTTCGACTCCACGAGCGAGCAAGTCGAGACCCGGATGGAGTCGAGTCGAGTACGCCGGGCGCTCGAAGCACTTACCGACACTCAACGCGGCGCCATCGAGCTGGCGTACTTCGGCGGCTACACCCACACCGAAGTGGCCCAGCTGCTGGAGATTCCGCTCGGCACCGCAAAGACTCGAATCAGGGACGGCTTGATCCGTCTTCGCGACACCTTGGGACTTACGTCATGA
- a CDS encoding EthD family reductase — protein sequence MSVSFFAIYRVPEDKAAFDKSYFEQHVPIVAKWPGIVETRIHKVTQPLGGSPELHVITEIVFASKEDAMAALGSEPGKESAQDLASWGGDKFITLMLAEPVEL from the coding sequence ATGAGCGTTTCGTTCTTCGCGATCTACCGAGTGCCCGAGGACAAGGCGGCGTTTGACAAGTCCTACTTCGAGCAGCACGTGCCGATCGTGGCGAAGTGGCCGGGGATCGTGGAGACCCGCATCCACAAGGTGACCCAGCCGCTCGGCGGCTCACCGGAGCTGCACGTGATCACCGAGATCGTCTTCGCCTCAAAGGAGGACGCCATGGCGGCGCTGGGCTCTGAGCCGGGCAAGGAGTCGGCGCAGGATCTCGCGAGCTGGGGCGGCGACAAGTTCATCACGCTGATGCTCGCCGAGCCGGTCGAGCTCTAG